A genomic segment from Actinoplanes sichuanensis encodes:
- a CDS encoding thioredoxin family protein: MPDDALITVTDATFAEIVLASPTPVLVDFWATWCPPCGPVARILGELAEEFTGRMLVAKLDVDANPATTIAYRVHSMPTLLLFNGGMVTSTIVGARPKTMLRQAMTNALSPYVNS, translated from the coding sequence ATGCCAGATGACGCCCTGATCACGGTGACCGACGCCACCTTCGCCGAGATCGTGCTGGCCTCGCCGACACCGGTGCTCGTCGACTTCTGGGCGACGTGGTGCCCGCCGTGCGGCCCGGTCGCCCGGATCCTGGGCGAGCTGGCCGAGGAGTTCACCGGCCGGATGCTGGTCGCCAAGCTGGACGTGGACGCGAACCCGGCGACCACCATCGCCTACCGGGTGCACTCGATGCCGACCCTGCTGCTCTTCAACGGCGGCATGGTGACCTCGACGATCGTCGGCGCCCGCCCGAAGACGATGCTGCGGCAGGCCATGACGAACGCCCTCAGCCCGTACGTGAACTCCTGA
- a CDS encoding MerR family transcriptional regulator: MLIGELAERAGTSPRTLRYYEEHGLIHPSRDANGYRQYDDGELRVVHEIRALLADGYGVDDIKPFVACLRAGNSSGHVCPDSAAVLRRRLAEVDGFLDQLTAVRHRLQTQLEEIKCQMTP; the protein is encoded by the coding sequence ATGCTGATCGGAGAGCTGGCCGAACGGGCCGGCACCAGCCCGCGCACGCTGCGCTACTACGAGGAGCACGGGCTGATCCACCCGAGCCGGGACGCCAACGGCTACCGGCAGTACGACGACGGCGAACTCCGCGTCGTGCACGAGATCCGGGCCCTGCTCGCCGACGGCTACGGCGTGGACGACATCAAGCCGTTCGTCGCCTGCCTGCGGGCTGGAAACAGCTCCGGCCACGTGTGCCCGGACTCAGCCGCCGTGCTGCGTCGCCGGCTGGCCGAGGTGGACGGCTTCCTCGATCAGCTGACCGCGGTCCGGCACCGCCTGCAGACCCAGTTGGAGGAGATCAAATGCCAGATGACGCCCTGA
- a CDS encoding patatin-like phospholipase family protein produces the protein MVDGPVAFVLGGGGVLGAVEVGMLRALFRAGFRPDLVVGTSIGAVNGALVASDPSEPVTERLVRLWTSPEAAAVYGDSIGRQMRRFAARTHLHSPRPLRRLLEGELGEAATFADLKVPFHCCAASIERAAEHWFDSGPLVDAVLASSAVPGLLPPMEIGGEHYVDGGIVNSIPIGEAVRIGAKLIFVLQVGRVERQLSVPKRPWEVAQVAFEIARRHRFAREMASLPDDVRVHVLPSGGGEGRDDSPWAYRDMAAVGRRISRAYTASRRYLAANVHPLPGP, from the coding sequence ATGGTCGACGGTCCGGTGGCGTTCGTGCTCGGCGGCGGCGGTGTTCTCGGTGCGGTCGAGGTCGGCATGCTGCGGGCGCTGTTCCGGGCCGGGTTCCGGCCCGACCTGGTGGTCGGCACGTCGATCGGCGCGGTCAACGGCGCCCTGGTCGCGTCCGATCCGTCCGAGCCGGTCACCGAGCGCCTGGTCCGGCTCTGGACGTCGCCGGAGGCCGCGGCGGTCTACGGCGACTCGATCGGCCGCCAGATGCGCCGGTTCGCCGCCCGCACCCACCTGCACTCGCCTCGTCCGCTGCGCCGCCTGCTGGAGGGCGAGCTGGGCGAGGCGGCGACGTTCGCCGATCTGAAGGTGCCGTTCCACTGCTGCGCGGCGAGCATCGAGCGGGCCGCCGAGCACTGGTTCGACAGTGGACCGCTCGTCGACGCGGTGCTCGCGTCGTCGGCCGTGCCGGGTCTGCTGCCGCCGATGGAGATCGGTGGCGAGCACTATGTGGACGGTGGCATCGTGAATTCGATCCCGATCGGCGAGGCGGTACGGATCGGCGCGAAACTGATCTTCGTGCTCCAGGTCGGGCGGGTGGAACGGCAGCTCAGCGTGCCGAAACGACCGTGGGAGGTGGCGCAGGTGGCGTTCGAGATCGCCCGCCGGCACCGATTCGCGCGTGAGATGGCGTCCCTGCCGGACGACGTCCGTGTGCACGTGTTGCCGAGCGGTGGTGGTGAGGGACGGGACGATTCGCCGTGGGCGTACCGGGACATGGCCGCGGTGGGTCGCCGGATCAGCCGCGCCTACACCGCCTCCCGGCGCTATCTGGCCGCCAACGTGCATCCGCTGCCGGGGCCGTGA